The following proteins are encoded in a genomic region of Bosea beijingensis:
- a CDS encoding molybdopterin guanine dinucleotide-containing S/N-oxide reductase — protein sequence MAAPIVPAGEAAAESEAFRPHTSHWGVFSARMKEGQLEVRPHAGDPDPNEIIQNFPAALRHRARIAQPMVRRGWLEDGPGPDDRRGRDEYVPMSWSAVLDKLAGELRRVRDDFGPGAIFGGSYGWASAGRFHHAQSQIHRFLNTSTGGYVKSVNSYSSGASSVLVPHIIGDYEDLVKRNVSWEQIADHSEIVLAFGGMALKNSMVAGGGTSRHVERGAMERAQERGCEFVLVSPLRSDLPAGAHADWVANKPGSDTALMMALVHTLVVNGLHDRTFLDRYTVGWPVFERYLLGETDGQPKDAAWAAPIAGLPAGEIVALAKRLHGKRALIVVAHALQRATHGEQPVWMGMVLSAALGQIGLPGGGYGYGLGAIAYYGRRYNAVPMPTFSQGKNPISDYIPVARISDMLLNPGTTYRYNGQTRTYPEIKLVYWAGGNPFHHHQDLNRLREAFARIDTLVVHELAWTATARHADIVLPCTMTLEREDIGGNPNDPLLVPMHPVVAPYGEARDDYAIFADLADRLGTAEAFTEGRTARQWLEHLYEPTRNALAAKGLPAPSFAEFWAGEGFDLPQQPDDGGNLRAFRNDPDAAPLPTPSGKLEIFSETIAGFGEADCPGHPTWLGASNVPDETNPYVLVANQPRTRLHSQFDFGGHSSDAKHRGREVAHMHPDDAALRGIADGDIIRLSNERGACLAAVHVTDGIRKGVIQLPTGAWYDPADPTEDKPLCVHGNPNVLTRDIGTSALAQGCTGQLTTVQVARFDGNLPPIQAFDPPGSQSAQAAE from the coding sequence ATGGCGGCTCCAATCGTTCCGGCAGGCGAAGCTGCGGCCGAAAGCGAGGCGTTCCGCCCGCATACCTCGCATTGGGGGGTGTTCTCGGCGCGCATGAAGGAAGGGCAGCTCGAGGTCCGTCCGCATGCGGGCGATCCCGATCCCAACGAGATCATCCAGAATTTCCCGGCGGCCTTGCGCCATCGCGCCCGTATCGCCCAGCCCATGGTCCGGCGCGGCTGGCTGGAGGACGGACCCGGTCCCGATGATCGTCGCGGCCGCGACGAATACGTGCCGATGTCCTGGTCGGCCGTGCTCGACAAGCTGGCCGGTGAACTGCGCCGCGTGCGCGACGATTTCGGGCCCGGCGCGATCTTCGGCGGCTCCTATGGCTGGGCCAGTGCCGGCCGCTTCCACCACGCCCAGAGCCAGATCCACCGCTTCCTGAACACCTCGACCGGCGGCTATGTGAAGTCGGTCAATAGCTACTCCTCGGGCGCCTCCTCCGTCCTCGTGCCGCATATCATCGGCGACTATGAGGACCTGGTGAAGCGCAACGTCTCCTGGGAGCAGATCGCTGATCACAGCGAGATCGTGCTCGCCTTCGGCGGCATGGCGCTGAAGAACAGCATGGTCGCCGGCGGCGGCACCAGCCGCCATGTCGAGCGCGGCGCGATGGAGCGGGCGCAGGAGCGCGGCTGTGAATTCGTGCTGGTCAGCCCTCTGCGCAGCGACCTGCCGGCCGGAGCCCACGCCGACTGGGTCGCCAACAAGCCCGGCAGCGACACCGCGCTGATGATGGCGCTGGTCCACACGCTCGTCGTCAACGGCCTGCACGACCGCACCTTCCTCGATCGCTACACGGTCGGCTGGCCGGTTTTCGAGCGCTATCTGCTCGGCGAGACCGACGGCCAGCCGAAGGACGCAGCCTGGGCCGCGCCGATCGCCGGCCTGCCCGCCGGGGAGATCGTGGCGCTGGCGAAGCGCCTCCACGGTAAGCGCGCGCTCATCGTCGTGGCCCATGCCCTCCAGCGCGCCACCCATGGCGAACAGCCGGTCTGGATGGGCATGGTGCTGTCCGCGGCGCTCGGCCAGATCGGCCTGCCCGGTGGCGGCTATGGCTACGGCCTCGGCGCCATCGCCTATTACGGTCGGCGCTACAACGCCGTACCGATGCCGACCTTCTCGCAAGGCAAGAATCCGATCAGCGACTACATCCCGGTCGCCCGCATCTCCGATATGCTGCTGAACCCGGGCACGACCTATCGCTACAATGGCCAGACCCGGACTTATCCCGAGATCAAGCTGGTCTACTGGGCCGGTGGCAACCCGTTCCATCACCATCAGGACCTAAACCGCCTGCGCGAGGCCTTCGCGCGGATCGATACGCTGGTCGTGCATGAGCTCGCATGGACTGCCACCGCCCGGCACGCCGATATCGTTTTACCCTGCACGATGACGCTGGAGCGCGAGGATATCGGCGGCAACCCCAACGACCCGCTGCTGGTGCCGATGCATCCGGTGGTCGCGCCCTATGGCGAGGCGCGCGACGACTACGCGATCTTCGCCGATCTGGCCGACCGCCTTGGCACGGCCGAGGCCTTCACCGAAGGTCGCACCGCCCGGCAATGGCTGGAGCACCTCTACGAGCCGACCCGCAACGCGCTGGCGGCGAAGGGCCTGCCGGCGCCGAGCTTCGCCGAATTCTGGGCGGGCGAGGGCTTCGACCTGCCGCAGCAGCCGGATGATGGCGGCAATCTCCGCGCCTTCCGCAACGATCCCGATGCCGCGCCGCTGCCGACGCCATCAGGCAAGCTCGAAATCTTTTCGGAGACGATCGCCGGCTTCGGCGAGGCGGATTGCCCCGGTCATCCGACCTGGCTCGGCGCCAGCAATGTGCCCGACGAGACCAATCCCTATGTTCTCGTCGCCAACCAGCCCAGGACCCGCCTGCACAGCCAGTTCGATTTCGGCGGTCACAGCAGCGACGCCAAGCATCGCGGCCGCGAGGTCGCGCATATGCATCCGGACGACGCGGCCCTGCGCGGCATCGCCGATGGCGACATCATCCGGCTCTCGAACGAGCGCGGTGCCTGCCTTGCCGCGGTCCATGTCACCGACGGCATCCGCAAGGGCGTGATCCAGCTCCCGACCGGCGCCTGGTACGATCCCGCCGATCCGACCGAGGACAAGCCGCTCTGCGTCCACGGCAATCCCAACGTGCTGACCCGCGATATCGGCACCTCGGCTTTGGCGCAGGGCTGCACCGGCCAGCTCACCACGGTGCAGGTCGCGCGTTTCGACGGCAACCTGCCGCCGATCCAGGCCTTCGACCCGCCGGGCTCGCAGTCCGCACAAGCCGCCGAGTAA